A single Candidatus Zixiibacteriota bacterium DNA region contains:
- the queC gene encoding 7-cyano-7-deazaguanine synthase QueC translates to MTNNPQKRGVLLLSGGIDSATTGALAKREGYSLCALTIDYGQRHRFELTAAKAVASSLGITNHLILDLDLRAIGGSALTDTIDVPKNALSEPTSGEIPITYVPARNTIFLSLALGWAEALYADTIFIGANAIDFSGYPDCRPEFLAAFERLANLGTRKGIEENSFVIKAPLVNMSKADIIREGIRLKVDYRLTSSCYDPDTSGHACGECDSCILRRRGFIDAGVDDPTQYISKVRA, encoded by the coding sequence ATGACAAACAATCCACAAAAACGAGGCGTGCTTCTCCTAAGCGGAGGAATTGATTCCGCTACAACAGGAGCGCTTGCCAAACGCGAAGGATATTCCCTCTGCGCATTAACCATCGACTATGGCCAGCGTCATCGTTTTGAACTGACCGCCGCCAAGGCCGTGGCATCGAGCCTCGGCATCACAAACCATCTCATTCTCGATTTGGACCTTCGCGCTATCGGAGGCTCTGCGCTTACTGATACAATAGATGTCCCAAAAAACGCACTCTCGGAACCGACTTCGGGCGAGATACCGATTACTTACGTCCCGGCGCGGAACACGATTTTTCTCTCTCTCGCGCTTGGATGGGCCGAAGCGCTGTACGCCGACACTATTTTCATTGGAGCAAATGCGATTGATTTTTCGGGCTACCCAGATTGCCGGCCTGAATTTCTTGCAGCCTTTGAACGCCTTGCCAATCTTGGGACTCGCAAAGGAATTGAAGAAAATTCCTTTGTCATAAAGGCTCCGCTCGTCAACATGTCGAAAGCGGACATAATCCGCGAAGGCATTCGACTGAAAGTTGATTATCGTCTTACCTCCTCCTGTTATGACCCGGACACGTCGGGACATGCCTGCGGTGAGTGCGATTCCTGTATTTTACGTCGCCGGGGATTTATAGACGCGGGCGTAGATGACCCGACACAATATATCTCCAAGGTTCGGGCATAA